Proteins from a genomic interval of Helicobacter pylori Shi112:
- a CDS encoding motility associated factor glycosyltransferase family protein — MPFLKALESFDAPFLEKEISKRFRDNLVFFKSYNPHLFNALNTPFKNYRLLFEKNHFNLLHTPTNALSYPKNQMVEIAFNMASNPLNNPRWSLDNNHLSLNYLKTQNNPKLPLTLKATHAISNFLDDYQTPCSLKKFLPPTMIYGVLDGLFLAILQAQNYRFHSLYLFEENLDLFKISCYFARYEDLITKGAKLFIQGFFNPNELKMDFLKRPITHSFLKLEIMPYKSAFNSRMRENIQSYYKQALRGWGSFEDELLGLKNTLKNLPLYQTLKTKPKKINAPICVVGNGPSLDLLLDFLKENEDRFIIFSCGTALKPLKTHGIKVDFQIEVERIDYLKEVLEKAPLEDTPLIGANMLNPNAFNIAKEALMFMRGGSACAYISPLSIEYAAPFVGNAGVALAGLMSDEIYLCALDCAYIKGFKKHAQNSYYENEKEIDPSSLISVEGNFKGYETFSDSLFLLSKERIEEALNYYQPKKVYNLSYGAKIKHAVSLNHSQVKLKHSNKQKATARIKSMFSPKSNHAKDLKNLQKNLISFKEDFFMHLNTPCKTKQEIFEWVDSLNGFCQTTSAKTPTIGILFEGSIAHILQSVLIVSLHLNENELTHFTNHSQNTLKQFLKKACLLLQMRLKQP; from the coding sequence ATGCCCTTTTTAAAAGCCCTAGAATCTTTTGATGCGCCCTTTTTAGAAAAAGAAATTTCAAAGCGTTTTAGGGATAATTTAGTTTTTTTCAAATCTTATAATCCCCATCTTTTTAACGCTCTCAATACGCCTTTTAAAAATTACCGATTGCTTTTTGAAAAAAACCACTTCAATCTCTTACACACGCCCACAAACGCTTTAAGCTACCCTAAAAATCAAATGGTAGAAATCGCTTTTAACATGGCTTCTAACCCCCTGAATAATCCCAGATGGTCATTAGATAATAACCACCTCTCTTTAAATTATTTAAAAACTCAAAACAACCCCAAACTCCCCCTAACCCTTAAAGCCACGCATGCGATCTCAAACTTTTTAGATGATTATCAAACGCCTTGCTCTTTAAAAAAATTCTTACCCCCTACCATGATTTATGGCGTCTTGGACGGCTTGTTTTTGGCTATTTTACAGGCTCAAAATTACCGCTTCCATTCGCTTTATTTGTTTGAAGAAAATTTAGATTTGTTTAAAATCAGCTGTTATTTTGCACGTTATGAAGATTTGATTACAAAAGGGGCTAAACTCTTTATTCAAGGGTTTTTTAACCCCAATGAATTAAAAATGGATTTTTTGAAACGCCCTATCACGCATTCTTTTTTAAAGCTAGAAATCATGCCCTATAAAAGCGCTTTTAATTCACGCATGCGAGAAAACATTCAAAGCTATTACAAACAAGCTTTAAGGGGTTGGGGGAGTTTTGAAGATGAATTGCTAGGATTAAAAAACACGCTTAAAAACTTACCCTTATACCAAACCCTAAAAACCAAACCTAAAAAGATTAACGCCCCCATTTGCGTGGTGGGTAATGGGCCAAGCCTGGATTTATTGTTGGATTTTTTAAAAGAAAATGAAGATCGTTTCATTATTTTTTCATGCGGAACCGCTTTAAAGCCTTTAAAAACGCATGGCATCAAAGTGGATTTTCAAATAGAAGTGGAGCGCATAGACTATCTTAAAGAGGTTTTAGAAAAAGCTCCCCTAGAAGACACCCCCTTAATAGGGGCTAACATGCTCAATCCTAACGCTTTTAATATAGCCAAAGAAGCGTTAATGTTTATGCGTGGGGGGAGCGCTTGCGCGTATATAAGCCCTTTAAGTATAGAATACGCAGCGCCTTTTGTGGGCAATGCCGGGGTGGCTTTAGCGGGTTTGATGAGCGATGAAATTTATTTGTGCGCTTTAGATTGCGCTTATATCAAAGGGTTTAAAAAGCACGCTCAAAATTCCTATTATGAAAATGAAAAAGAAATTGACCCTTCGTCTTTAATCAGCGTAGAGGGTAATTTTAAAGGTTATGAAACTTTTAGCGACTCGCTTTTTTTGCTCTCTAAAGAAAGGATTGAAGAAGCCCTTAATTATTACCAGCCTAAAAAAGTCTATAATTTAAGTTATGGGGCTAAAATCAAGCATGCCGTTAGCCTCAATCATTCTCAAGTAAAATTGAAACATTCCAACAAACAAAAAGCTACCGCTCGCATTAAAAGCATGTTTAGCCCTAAAAGTAACCATGCTAAGGATTTAAAAAATTTACAAAAAAATCTGATCAGTTTTAAAGAGGATTTTTTCATGCATTTAAACACGCCTTGCAAAACCAAGCAAGAAATATTTGAATGGGTGGATAGCTTGAATGGATTTTGCCAAACAACAAGCGCTAAAACCCCCACTATAGGCATTTTATTTGAGGGGAGTATCGCTCATATCTTACAAAGCGTATTGATCGTTTCATTGCATCTTAACGAAAATGAGCTTACGCATTTTACCAACCACTCTCAAAACACCTTAAAACAATTCCTTAAAAAAGCTTGTTTGTTATTGCAAATGCGACTCAAACAACCATGA
- a CDS encoding TerB family tellurite resistance protein — MEIILLIVAAIVLFYFYNTLKEYLKNPLNPKTKTEEYDLKNDPYLLVQSSPLEKFKQTQIGAYMRLLKFLDIQKNALDNALRTLFINELEQPLNSEQQNLAKELLNEPVDKKENFESLCQEIADHTHGEYTKRLKLVEFLMLLAYADGILDSKEKELFLDVGAFLQIDNQDFNELYDNFERFNSIEIPMSLEEAKNLFEIQTNITKQDLEEKALNLSALYYHKMNDNKRYSEQDFISLKKIALASQLLENALKNS, encoded by the coding sequence ATGGAAATCATTTTGTTAATTGTTGCGGCGATTGTGTTGTTTTATTTTTACAACACCCTCAAAGAATATTTGAAAAACCCCCTAAACCCTAAAACCAAAACCGAAGAATACGACTTGAAAAATGACCCCTATTTGTTGGTGCAATCTAGCCCCCTAGAAAAATTCAAGCAAACCCAAATAGGCGCGTATATGCGTCTTTTAAAGTTTTTAGACATTCAAAAAAACGCTTTAGATAACGCCTTAAGGACGCTTTTTATCAATGAATTAGAGCAACCCTTAAACAGCGAACAGCAAAATTTAGCCAAAGAGCTCCTCAATGAGCCTGTGGATAAAAAAGAAAATTTTGAATCCTTATGCCAAGAAATCGCCGACCACACGCATGGGGAATACACCAAACGCCTGAAATTAGTGGAATTTCTTATGTTATTAGCCTATGCTGATGGGATTTTGGATAGCAAAGAAAAAGAATTGTTTTTAGATGTGGGGGCGTTTTTGCAGATAGACAATCAAGATTTTAACGAGCTTTATGATAATTTTGAACGCTTCAATTCAATAGAAATCCCTATGTCTTTAGAAGAAGCAAAAAATCTTTTTGAAATCCAAACTAATATAACCAAGCAAGATTTAGAGGAAAAAGCCCTAAATTTAAGCGCTCTCTACTACCATAAAATGAACGACAACAAACGCTACAGCGAACAAGATTTTATCTCGTTGAAAAAGATCGCTCTCGCTTCCCAACTCTTAGAAAATGCTTTAAAAAACTCCTAA
- a CDS encoding DUF5644 domain-containing protein codes for MSVLKLHVKVFRFETNKDYNPAYESYFLEYQEDQYLLDLLKQLKGVSYNENIALKINQIAVFEDAKVSDLVASFSKEWVLDPLSKRYALKDLVIDEKAVLKNYEDFFKQVPYITKGEKEELEKFIQINFINPQTNPKYLGDGFFLYVKWLMKRYPTERNRLLEMISQPESGVMNFLSVAHYLYKNDDNIDHEIYELQEILTNSKIKPWKDFSKNLLSLFQYNSNPPKTPNPPKTCALFNAYAKHLNAQPLLKSAKLYLEKMGQKTIDLPFCYDGGYYGKIISTHDFLTACAYNLALAKANGVSLIFCEEDAYLNILHAKEVLDNNPEIIDSINEKLKKYQLVYEKGVEIVYLNEWVNEFLAWELKGPFDAFLGAEFSRIKQSDHFFNKIHLKAPHFLESFQNYAPLLEVNEISGLLQCAHLRYLGIDLGADFLIAHSLGLFHAFENLSLKASKIYKRDNDNTPTLFLPQIALMAMGEKNTQALGLDAHYHKVTFI; via the coding sequence ATGAGCGTTTTGAAATTGCATGTAAAAGTCTTTCGTTTTGAAACCAACAAAGATTACAACCCTGCTTATGAGTCTTATTTTTTAGAATACCAAGAAGATCAATACCTTTTGGATCTTTTAAAACAACTCAAAGGCGTGAGCTATAATGAAAATATCGCGCTTAAAATCAACCAAATTGCGGTGTTTGAAGACGCTAAAGTGAGCGATTTGGTGGCGTCTTTTTCTAAAGAATGGGTGCTAGATCCCCTATCCAAACGATACGCTTTAAAAGATTTGGTGATTGATGAAAAGGCGGTTTTAAAAAACTATGAAGATTTTTTCAAACAAGTCCCCTACATCACTAAAGGCGAAAAAGAAGAATTAGAAAAGTTTATCCAAATCAATTTTATCAACCCCCAAACAAACCCTAAATATCTGGGCGATGGCTTTTTCTTGTATGTTAAATGGCTGATGAAGCGCTACCCCACAGAGCGCAACCGGTTATTAGAGATGATCTCTCAGCCTGAAAGCGGCGTGATGAATTTTTTAAGCGTGGCGCATTACCTCTATAAAAACGATGACAACATTGACCATGAAATCTATGAATTGCAAGAAATCCTAACCAATTCCAAAATCAAGCCATGGAAAGATTTTTCTAAAAACCTTTTAAGCCTTTTTCAATACAATTCTAACCCCCCTAAAACGCCTAACCCCCCTAAAACTTGTGCGCTCTTTAACGCTTATGCGAAGCATTTAAACGCGCAACCGCTTCTAAAAAGCGCCAAGCTCTATTTAGAAAAAATGGGGCAAAAAACCATTGATCTGCCTTTTTGTTATGATGGAGGCTATTATGGGAAGATTATAAGCACGCATGATTTCCTCACCGCTTGCGCATATAATTTGGCTCTAGCCAAAGCCAATGGCGTTTCGCTCATTTTTTGCGAAGAAGATGCGTATTTGAATATCTTGCATGCTAAAGAAGTTTTAGACAACAACCCTGAAATCATCGACTCCATTAATGAAAAATTGAAAAAATACCAGCTTGTTTATGAAAAAGGCGTTGAGATAGTCTATCTTAATGAGTGGGTTAATGAGTTTTTGGCATGGGAATTGAAAGGCCCTTTTGATGCGTTTTTAGGGGCTGAATTTTCTCGCATCAAACAAAGCGATCATTTTTTCAATAAAATCCATTTAAAAGCCCCCCATTTTTTAGAGTCTTTTCAAAATTACGCCCCTCTTTTAGAAGTCAATGAAATAAGCGGCTTACTCCAGTGCGCGCATTTACGCTATTTAGGGATTGATTTGGGGGCGGATTTTTTAATCGCGCATTCTTTAGGGCTTTTTCACGCTTTTGAAAATTTAAGCTTAAAAGCTTCAAAGATTTATAAAAGAGATAATGACAACACCCCCACTTTATTTTTACCTCAAATCGCGCTAATGGCTATGGGGGAAAAAAACACGCAAGCTTTAGGGCTTGATGCGCATTATCATAAGGTTACTTTCATTTAA